One Streptomyces fagopyri DNA window includes the following coding sequences:
- a CDS encoding NAD(P)/FAD-dependent oxidoreductase: MRTVTVVGASLSGLYAARELRAQGFDGRLVLVGAETHAPYDRPPLSKDFLTGRADEARLALTDAEERAGLDAEWLLGVRARGLDARGRTVLLDDGRTVPTDGVVIATGASARRLPGDGLAGVHTLRTLDDARALREELIHGPRRVVVIGGGFIGAETASSCAGLGHDVTVVEAAVLPLVAPLGPEMAAVCAALHRRGGVELVTGIGVAALRGSGAGASRSVDAAHPGRAQAGPAGPPVTGVELSDGRILPADVVIVGIGATPNTGWLAGSALALHDGVLCDDGCVTDLPQVVAVGDVARVGGARAEHWTSATEQPRVAVGNLLAGHTVETVRSVPYFWSDQYGTRIQFAGRRRQADAVRIAEGTVEDGAPGDDGLLALYERDGRTTAVLSVDRPRPFTRARRQLAYDQDPVEPTTAVNL, from the coding sequence ATGAGGACCGTGACCGTCGTCGGTGCCTCGCTCTCCGGTCTGTACGCCGCCCGGGAACTGCGGGCCCAGGGCTTCGACGGTCGCCTGGTGCTCGTCGGCGCCGAGACACACGCCCCGTACGACCGGCCTCCCCTCTCCAAGGACTTCCTCACCGGCCGGGCCGACGAGGCCCGACTCGCCCTGACCGACGCCGAGGAGCGAGCCGGACTCGACGCCGAGTGGCTGCTCGGGGTACGCGCCCGCGGCCTCGACGCCCGCGGCCGCACCGTCCTCCTCGACGACGGCCGTACCGTCCCCACGGACGGCGTGGTCATCGCCACCGGTGCCTCGGCGCGCCGTCTGCCGGGCGACGGACTCGCCGGTGTGCACACCCTGCGCACCCTCGACGACGCCCGCGCCCTGCGCGAGGAACTCATCCACGGACCGCGCCGCGTCGTCGTCATCGGCGGCGGCTTCATCGGCGCCGAGACGGCTTCCTCCTGTGCCGGACTCGGTCATGACGTCACCGTCGTCGAGGCCGCCGTGCTGCCTCTCGTCGCTCCGCTCGGCCCCGAAATGGCCGCCGTGTGCGCCGCGTTGCACCGGCGCGGCGGCGTAGAGCTGGTGACGGGCATCGGGGTCGCCGCGCTACGGGGGAGCGGGGCCGGCGCGAGCCGGAGCGTCGACGCGGCTCATCCCGGGCGCGCCCAGGCGGGCCCGGCGGGTCCTCCTGTCACCGGAGTGGAACTCTCCGACGGCCGGATCCTGCCCGCCGACGTCGTGATCGTCGGGATCGGCGCCACCCCCAACACCGGCTGGCTGGCCGGTTCGGCCCTCGCCCTGCACGACGGTGTCCTGTGCGACGACGGATGCGTCACCGACCTGCCCCAAGTGGTCGCCGTCGGCGACGTCGCCCGCGTCGGAGGGGCCCGGGCCGAGCACTGGACCTCCGCCACCGAACAACCCCGCGTCGCGGTGGGCAATCTGCTCGCCGGACACACCGTCGAGACCGTACGGTCCGTGCCCTACTTCTGGTCCGACCAGTACGGCACGCGCATCCAGTTCGCGGGCCGCCGCCGGCAGGCCGACGCCGTCCGGATCGCCGAGGGCACCGTCGAGGACGGCGCACCGGGCGACGACGGCCTCCTCGCCCTGTACGAGCGCGACGGCCGCACGACCGCCGTGCTCTCCGTCGACCGCCCGCGCCCCTTCACCAGAGCGCGGCGTCAACTGGCCTACGACCAGGACCCGGTGGAGCCGACCACCGCCGTCAACCTCTGA